In a single window of the Candidatus Krumholzibacteriia bacterium genome:
- a CDS encoding glycosyltransferase family 2 protein, which yields MPELKALITTWNEEDNLADCLDSLDFADEIWVVDSFSSDHTEEVARSRSVNFIQREYKSPSDQKNWALDQMGDAWILILDADERVSPELREEIQSILEAPSHEAYWIPRENWFFDRPLSYAGLGTDGVIRLIRGKAGRYGSARVHEKMVCKEKPGRISAPLLHFSYRDLPDFMERMTRYALSGGRQRFEEKKRSSFLTVLFRPLARFLKMYILQRGFLGGRYGFLFSFLSACYVANKHAIHWAYERNIGRIRAEDS from the coding sequence ATGCCTGAACTGAAGGCCTTGATCACAACATGGAATGAGGAAGACAATCTCGCTGATTGTCTCGATTCCCTCGACTTTGCAGATGAGATCTGGGTGGTGGATTCCTTTTCCTCCGATCATACGGAGGAAGTGGCACGCTCACGATCTGTGAACTTCATCCAAAGAGAGTACAAATCGCCTTCTGACCAGAAGAACTGGGCCCTTGACCAGATGGGCGACGCCTGGATCCTGATTCTGGATGCGGATGAGCGAGTCAGTCCGGAACTTCGGGAGGAGATCCAGAGTATCCTTGAGGCTCCAAGCCACGAGGCCTATTGGATCCCGAGGGAGAACTGGTTCTTCGACCGGCCACTTTCTTATGCAGGCCTTGGGACCGATGGAGTCATCCGCCTGATCCGGGGAAAGGCAGGCCGCTATGGTTCAGCGCGGGTTCATGAAAAGATGGTCTGCAAGGAAAAACCGGGGCGAATCAGTGCACCACTTCTTCACTTCAGTTACCGGGACCTCCCCGACTTCATGGAGAGAATGACACGCTATGCCTTGAGTGGGGGGCGGCAACGATTTGAGGAGAAGAAGCGATCATCCTTTCTCACGGTTCTGTTCAGACCGCTGGCTCGTTTTCTAAAGATGTACATTCTGCAGAGGGGTTTTCTGGGGGGGCGCTACGGCTTTCTGTTTTCATTCCTTTCCGCCTGCTATGTGGCAAACAAGCACGCGATTCACTGGGCTTACGAGCGAAACATCGGGAGGATCCGTGCTGAAGATTCCTAG
- a CDS encoding DUF3108 domain-containing protein has translation MLKIPSPLLLLFFLFLPLSALPAGGSPWEVGERLEYELRYKMFRIGRSTLEVRSRRTYRGQEVLELVNEVRSASWVDRIFPIRDTVRSYMDPEHGWSLHYEKHIREGRYRRDIEADLYHDRSIAEYSKGDVELVPGSHDILTAIFAARRGDLEPGDSFSIPVHDDKKNYPLTVKVIRRDTMNTVLGERECLLLEPHLESGGLFNKSGRLLVWVSADSLAIPVKMQSQVPIGSFVSELKSYRKGR, from the coding sequence GTGCTGAAGATTCCTAGCCCTCTGTTATTGCTGTTCTTTCTCTTTCTTCCCCTTTCCGCTCTTCCTGCGGGAGGATCGCCGTGGGAGGTCGGGGAAAGGCTGGAGTATGAGCTCCGCTACAAGATGTTTCGTATTGGTCGTTCGACTCTTGAGGTCAGGAGCCGGAGGACTTACCGGGGGCAGGAGGTGCTGGAACTGGTCAACGAGGTAAGGAGCGCGTCCTGGGTGGACCGGATCTTCCCGATCAGGGATACGGTTCGTTCCTATATGGATCCTGAGCATGGTTGGAGTCTTCACTACGAGAAACACATCCGGGAGGGTCGCTACCGCAGAGACATCGAGGCGGATCTCTATCACGATCGATCAATTGCCGAGTACTCGAAGGGTGACGTGGAACTGGTTCCCGGGTCCCACGATATCCTGACGGCGATCTTCGCTGCACGAAGAGGCGACTTGGAGCCGGGAGACAGTTTTTCTATCCCTGTTCATGATGACAAGAAGAACTATCCGCTCACCGTGAAGGTGATCCGGAGGGACACAATGAATACCGTTCTTGGAGAACGGGAGTGCCTTCTCCTGGAGCCGCATCTGGAATCAGGGGGGCTTTTCAACAAGTCCGGTCGGCTTCTGGTTTGGGTGAGCGCAGACTCTCTTGCCATCCCCGTCAAGATGCAAAGCCAGGTTCCGATTGGTTCCTTTGTTTCAGAACTGAAAAGCTACCGCAAGGGGCGCTAG
- a CDS encoding AAA family ATPase has protein sequence MYLDFFGLRDKPFNVTPDPHFLYMSSAHQEAFANLLYGIEERKGFIVLTGEVGTGKTTLLQNLLANLDRKVEAVYVFHSGLSFDELLILIHEELSIRLPKDHSRRALLRSLNTYLIAQLKKDRNVVLILDEAQNLSPEFLENLRQLSNLETTREKLLQIVLVGQPELDDKLSLPELRQLTHRVAVSARIHSLQPDDVESYILHRMALAGAGEEEIFSREALDILRDCSGGIPRRINMLCDNALLIAYAEGNRKIQAGHLKEAIQDSRVRDRRNWRVPKVWASKSYTSSSLPLMIVVIAFIVLIFSAAKNAREGSDTLPSSAVATPEIEQLDSRASEAPSLTLPPEEETLPAETTLSPGDLPVAPRQNLPGSFSLPHRVERRQWFREMLDQMPLDEVASTVITVPYQIQEGDNFGKIVETTYTLKDPRYQALLKALNPHIEDFNLLRPGWSINIPLMEVTP, from the coding sequence ATGTATCTTGATTTCTTCGGTTTGAGGGATAAGCCCTTCAATGTAACCCCGGACCCACATTTCCTTTACATGTCTTCCGCCCATCAGGAGGCCTTCGCAAACCTCCTCTATGGGATTGAGGAAAGGAAGGGCTTCATTGTTCTGACGGGAGAAGTGGGAACAGGGAAGACCACTCTCCTTCAGAATCTTCTCGCCAATCTGGATCGGAAAGTGGAAGCCGTCTATGTGTTCCATAGCGGCCTCAGCTTTGACGAACTGTTGATCCTCATTCATGAGGAACTCTCCATCCGCTTGCCCAAGGATCACAGCCGTCGCGCCCTTCTGCGGAGCCTCAATACTTACTTGATCGCCCAACTGAAGAAAGACCGGAACGTGGTGCTGATTCTGGATGAAGCCCAGAACCTGTCTCCGGAGTTTCTTGAGAACCTGAGGCAACTGTCCAATCTCGAAACCACCCGGGAGAAACTGCTGCAGATTGTTCTGGTCGGGCAACCGGAACTGGACGACAAGTTGTCCTTGCCAGAACTTCGCCAGTTGACCCACAGAGTTGCGGTGAGCGCCCGGATTCATTCTCTGCAGCCTGATGATGTCGAATCCTACATCCTGCATCGGATGGCTCTGGCTGGAGCTGGGGAAGAGGAAATCTTCAGTCGGGAAGCACTCGATATCCTCCGGGATTGTTCCGGAGGGATTCCCAGACGCATCAACATGCTCTGCGACAATGCGCTTCTCATAGCCTATGCGGAGGGAAACAGGAAGATTCAGGCAGGACACCTGAAAGAAGCTATTCAGGATTCCAGGGTCAGGGATCGCAGAAATTGGAGAGTTCCCAAGGTATGGGCATCAAAGTCCTACACTTCCTCCTCTCTGCCCCTGATGATTGTGGTAATTGCCTTTATCGTATTGATATTCTCAGCTGCCAAAAATGCACGGGAAGGTTCGGACACTCTTCCCTCCTCTGCCGTGGCCACTCCCGAAATCGAGCAACTGGATTCCCGCGCCTCTGAAGCTCCCTCTCTTACTCTTCCCCCGGAAGAGGAAACTCTCCCGGCAGAAACGACACTGAGTCCTGGCGATCTTCCGGTAGCCCCCCGGCAGAATCTCCCGGGAAGTTTTTCCCTTCCCCATCGAGTCGAGCGCCGGCAGTGGTTCCGGGAGATGCTGGATCAGATGCCCCTTGATGAAGTCGCTTCCACTGTCATCACGGTTCCCTATCAGATTCAAGAGGGAGACAATTTCGGCAAGATCGTTGAGACCACCTATACCTTGAAAGATCCCCGCTATCAGGCACTCCTGAAGGCTCTGAACCCGCACATCGAGGATTTCAACCTCCTTCGCCCGGGTTGGAGCATCAACATCCCACTCATGGAGGTTACCCCGTGA
- a CDS encoding DegT/DnrJ/EryC1/StrS family aminotransferase, with product MSVPFLDLRIQYKALREELLPGIETIMANAAFVGGPALREFEESFANYCDASHVVGVGNGTDALHLAIRAAGIGPGDEVITAANTFVATVEAIVLAGATPVLVDMERETYHLDLQQVEDRIGPSTRAIIPVHLYGDPVDMDPVIELCGRHNLILIEDAAQAHGARYKGRPCGSMGDLAGFSFYPGKNLGAYGDGGAVATSSEEMAARVRAIGDHGSAKKYSHEMLGTNSRLDAIQAHILTVKLRHLDDWNRSRRAHAASYREGLAGLDWLTLPLIREGHEPVFHLYIVRTERREKLERVLKSAEIAYGFHYPVPVHLQPAFLELGKGKGSFPEAESAASEILSLPMFPELKEDQIEQVCEALRSVD from the coding sequence ATGAGTGTTCCATTTCTGGACCTAAGGATACAGTACAAGGCCCTGCGGGAAGAGTTGCTTCCCGGAATCGAAACGATCATGGCTAACGCGGCTTTCGTTGGAGGGCCGGCTCTGCGTGAATTCGAGGAGAGTTTCGCAAACTACTGTGATGCTTCACATGTTGTGGGTGTAGGTAACGGCACCGATGCCCTTCATCTCGCCATTCGGGCCGCAGGAATTGGCCCGGGAGATGAGGTCATTACCGCGGCGAACACCTTTGTCGCAACAGTGGAGGCGATCGTCCTTGCGGGTGCAACTCCGGTTCTCGTGGACATGGAACGTGAGACTTATCATCTCGACCTGCAACAGGTCGAAGACAGGATCGGCCCTTCAACCCGGGCGATCATCCCCGTACATCTTTACGGGGATCCAGTAGACATGGATCCCGTGATCGAACTCTGTGGCAGGCACAATCTGATTCTGATTGAGGACGCGGCACAGGCACATGGTGCTCGCTATAAAGGCCGCCCCTGCGGCTCGATGGGGGATCTCGCCGGTTTCAGCTTCTATCCGGGCAAGAACCTCGGCGCGTACGGAGACGGGGGAGCCGTGGCGACCTCTTCAGAGGAGATGGCCGCCAGGGTCCGTGCGATCGGTGATCACGGCAGTGCGAAGAAATACTCTCATGAGATGCTTGGGACAAACAGTCGATTGGATGCCATTCAGGCTCACATTCTCACAGTCAAGCTGAGACATCTGGATGACTGGAACCGGAGCCGTCGCGCCCATGCTGCTTCCTACCGGGAAGGACTGGCGGGGCTAGACTGGCTCACTCTTCCATTAATCAGGGAAGGACATGAACCTGTCTTTCATCTCTACATTGTCCGGACAGAGAGAAGAGAGAAACTTGAGAGAGTGCTGAAGAGTGCGGAAATTGCCTACGGTTTCCATTATCCGGTTCCCGTTCATCTTCAGCCCGCTTTTCTGGAACTGGGGAAGGGTAAGGGGAGTTTTCCTGAGGCAGAATCTGCCGCCTCGGAAATTCTGAGCCTGCCGATGTTCCCGGAACTGAAGGAAGATCAGATTGAACAGGTCTGTGAGGCGCTTCGATCGGTCGACTAA
- a CDS encoding sugar transferase, giving the protein MIPLALMIRLESKGPIFFRQIRVGKNRKHFACFKFRSMVDNAEDMKDGLEALNEAKGPMFKIQDDPRITDLGSFLRRSSLDELPQLFNVLKGDMSIVGPRPQIPSEVADYEPWHYRRLEVQPGITCLWQISGRSSIGFNEWMRLDSEYVRNRNFLLDLKILLFTLPAIIARRGAY; this is encoded by the coding sequence ATGATCCCTCTTGCCCTCATGATCCGTCTCGAGAGCAAAGGGCCAATCTTTTTCCGACAAATCAGGGTGGGGAAGAACCGGAAACACTTTGCTTGCTTCAAGTTCCGCTCAATGGTGGACAATGCGGAGGATATGAAGGATGGTCTGGAAGCCTTGAATGAGGCCAAGGGTCCCATGTTCAAGATCCAGGATGATCCCAGGATCACGGATCTGGGAAGTTTCCTCCGAAGAAGCAGTCTGGACGAACTCCCCCAGCTCTTCAATGTCCTTAAAGGGGACATGAGTATTGTGGGGCCTCGACCACAAATCCCTTCAGAAGTGGCTGACTACGAGCCCTGGCACTACCGGAGGCTTGAGGTGCAACCGGGAATTACCTGCCTTTGGCAGATATCTGGCCGCAGTTCGATCGGCTTCAACGAGTGGATGCGACTGGATTCCGAGTATGTGAGAAACCGCAACTTCCTGCTTGACCTGAAGATTCTTCTCTTCACCCTGCCTGCGATCATTGCAAGGCGCGGCGCCTATTGA
- a CDS encoding polysaccharide biosynthesis/export family protein: MRAVFGAALLLFFALLAVSCSHRADAPVMSFPMQSQASGLHSFPATEQDFLLGPKDALVIQFYGDPTMNTEIMVRPDGMISIPLFQESVFVTGMTMDELENLVEVELSRYLVNPDVFISLQAVGSHQVFVLGEVRNPQVVSDSPMMLSSVIARCGGFSPDAVTSQVLVLRRSPGKESQVVEVDFDALLSGDSALPDLPLQRYDLVIVPRSKIADLRNFVNNIFEPMISVPRFGLDMYLFYEALHDNYMGYGR, encoded by the coding sequence ATGAGAGCGGTATTTGGAGCGGCGCTATTGCTGTTCTTTGCCCTGCTTGCGGTTTCTTGCTCTCACAGGGCTGATGCTCCCGTGATGAGTTTTCCCATGCAGAGTCAGGCCAGTGGCCTGCATTCTTTTCCTGCCACCGAGCAGGATTTCCTGCTGGGACCCAAAGACGCTCTTGTGATCCAGTTTTACGGCGACCCCACGATGAATACGGAAATCATGGTGCGCCCAGATGGGATGATCTCGATCCCTCTCTTCCAGGAATCGGTCTTCGTTACTGGAATGACGATGGACGAACTGGAAAATCTGGTGGAAGTGGAATTGAGCCGCTATCTGGTCAATCCCGATGTGTTCATCTCCCTTCAGGCAGTGGGGAGCCATCAAGTCTTTGTGCTGGGCGAAGTGAGGAACCCGCAAGTGGTGAGTGATTCTCCAATGATGCTCTCCAGTGTCATTGCACGCTGTGGGGGATTCAGTCCCGATGCAGTCACGAGTCAGGTTCTGGTGCTTCGCAGAAGCCCCGGAAAGGAATCGCAGGTTGTTGAGGTTGACTTTGACGCTCTGCTCTCCGGTGATTCTGCCCTGCCCGACCTTCCTCTCCAGAGGTACGACCTGGTGATCGTACCCAGGAGCAAAATTGCGGATCTTCGGAATTTCGTGAACAACATCTTCGAGCCAATGATCTCTGTGCCGAGGTTCGGTCTCGATATGTACCTCTTCTATGAGGCGCTTCATGACAACTACATGGGCTATGGAAGATAA
- a CDS encoding O-antigen ligase family protein, which produces MPSILSSEATFRDQVDRLPFMHPVIFLSLFLGILLVFAFQYGNPIPILVIGALPFLFYAVVKNSMLVFLIWIGSSPILSNFVSINLGAGIPDLTINRIAASILFLVLVVQMALGQRRLQKLDAAEWTMMVVVLLMLPGISASFFPIHSAQQIFDSIFTPFIAYGLAKNLITSSREIRPMIWTLGIVTLYSATFGFYEHFTEHSLFTKSGVLYWAEEGIADRIQGPFPSPSALGTVMVGGVVFFFYHFLNSRSLWFRLFSLSVLVIHTFTIFWSYRRSVWMGFVATLITLAVVEKRVRKIMFWAILLLLLFFTMNWENIVGSEVFTKRFANVRTVNDRWNIWLTTFEIAKAFPLFGCGYGNFGHYYDKYFTFMGDTVTTKFAHGIKSTHNSYLRFLSEGGPLVTIAYLSLLVIITRRIWRLLTGRARHKFASRVEIMVFVGVFVTQYTQALTTDMVFFTKYPAILVFMLAGVLSHMEPGDRGAGRVRNLLVRMKIR; this is translated from the coding sequence ATGCCCAGTATCCTGAGCAGCGAGGCGACCTTCAGGGATCAGGTGGATCGCCTCCCTTTCATGCATCCTGTAATATTTCTCTCCCTCTTCCTCGGGATTCTTCTTGTCTTTGCCTTTCAGTATGGCAATCCAATCCCGATCCTGGTGATCGGGGCGCTTCCCTTTCTCTTCTATGCGGTTGTGAAGAACAGCATGCTGGTTTTCCTGATCTGGATTGGCTCTTCTCCGATTCTCTCGAATTTCGTCAGCATCAATCTGGGAGCTGGAATCCCGGACCTTACGATCAACCGGATTGCTGCGAGTATTCTCTTTCTGGTTCTCGTTGTGCAAATGGCCTTGGGGCAAAGACGCCTGCAGAAGCTGGATGCAGCAGAGTGGACCATGATGGTGGTCGTTCTTCTGATGCTTCCCGGGATTTCCGCCAGCTTCTTTCCGATTCATTCTGCGCAGCAGATCTTTGACTCGATATTCACCCCCTTTATCGCTTACGGGCTTGCGAAGAATCTCATTACTTCCAGTCGGGAGATTCGTCCCATGATATGGACGCTGGGCATTGTGACTCTCTATTCAGCGACATTCGGATTCTATGAGCATTTCACGGAACACAGCCTCTTTACCAAGAGTGGTGTCCTCTACTGGGCTGAGGAGGGGATTGCGGACCGAATCCAGGGTCCATTCCCGAGCCCCTCGGCCCTGGGCACCGTAATGGTGGGGGGAGTTGTCTTTTTCTTTTACCACTTTCTCAACAGTCGAAGCCTGTGGTTCCGGCTGTTTTCACTCAGTGTTCTGGTGATCCATACCTTTACGATCTTCTGGAGTTATCGTCGCAGTGTCTGGATGGGCTTTGTGGCAACGCTAATCACTCTTGCGGTGGTGGAAAAGCGCGTGAGGAAGATCATGTTCTGGGCCATCCTCCTGCTCCTGCTATTCTTCACCATGAATTGGGAGAACATCGTTGGTAGCGAGGTCTTTACCAAGCGCTTTGCGAATGTCCGAACGGTCAATGATCGCTGGAATATCTGGCTGACCACTTTTGAAATCGCCAAGGCCTTCCCGCTCTTCGGCTGTGGCTATGGGAATTTCGGTCACTACTACGACAAGTACTTCACATTTATGGGTGATACAGTTACCACGAAATTCGCTCACGGAATCAAATCTACCCACAACTCCTACCTGAGATTCTTGTCGGAGGGTGGACCTTTGGTCACCATTGCCTATCTGTCGCTTCTGGTGATCATCACTCGACGGATCTGGCGACTCTTGACCGGGAGAGCCAGGCACAAGTTTGCGAGTCGGGTAGAGATCATGGTATTTGTGGGGGTATTCGTGACCCAATATACGCAGGCACTTACGACTGACATGGTCTTCTTCACCAAATATCCGGCCATCTTGGTCTTCATGCTGGCAGGCGTTCTCTCACATATGGAACCCGGAGATCGCGGGGCCGGGCGAGTCCGGAACCTCTTGGTTCGCATGAAGATTCGCTAG
- a CDS encoding sugar transferase, which yields MKKQSIALNVTADAVMGGSPNLTLVTRSPGFSRYEKGRALKRFFDFSFAFLSVVILSPLFLLISALVVISSRGPAIYIQRRVGLDGRVFNFYKFRSMALDNDDSIHRDYCQKLVRGAWSQDSGSSFKIKEDPRVTALGKFLRKTSLDELPQLFNVLKGEMSMVGPRPPIDYEVDHYQLWHKQRMHAMPGITGLWQVSGRSSVPFDEMVLLDIHYMEHWSLLLDLKIIFRTIPVVLFGIGAY from the coding sequence TTGAAAAAGCAATCGATCGCTCTCAATGTTACGGCGGATGCCGTGATGGGGGGAAGCCCCAATCTAACTCTGGTCACTCGATCCCCGGGTTTTTCAAGGTATGAAAAGGGACGCGCTCTAAAGCGTTTCTTTGACTTTTCCTTTGCCTTCCTTTCGGTCGTAATTCTGTCGCCCCTTTTCCTTCTCATCTCCGCGTTGGTCGTTATTAGTTCCCGCGGCCCTGCGATCTACATTCAAAGGCGGGTGGGGCTAGACGGTCGCGTCTTCAATTTCTACAAGTTCCGGTCCATGGCTCTGGATAACGACGACAGCATCCACCGTGATTACTGTCAAAAACTGGTGCGGGGAGCCTGGAGTCAGGACTCTGGCTCTTCCTTCAAGATCAAGGAAGATCCCAGGGTGACTGCCCTTGGAAAGTTCCTCAGAAAAACCAGTCTTGATGAGCTTCCCCAACTCTTCAACGTCCTCAAGGGCGAGATGAGTATGGTAGGGCCCCGGCCTCCCATCGACTATGAAGTGGATCACTACCAACTCTGGCATAAGCAGCGAATGCATGCAATGCCCGGAATTACGGGCCTCTGGCAGGTGAGTGGGCGAAGCTCTGTGCCCTTTGACGAGATGGTGCTTCTGGATATCCACTACATGGAACACTGGTCCCTGCTGCTTGATCTGAAGATCATTTTCAGAACCATTCCTGTTGTGCTCTTCGGAATCGGCGCTTATTGA
- a CDS encoding Gfo/Idh/MocA family oxidoreductase → MLRIGVIGCGYWGPNLVRNFVNQDRSEVKWVADLSRERLEHMEGLYPSIQTTENYQDLLKDPEVDAIVVATPVSTHFTFAMEALDAGKHVFVEKPLASSAVESAAMERKATEKGLVGMVGHTFLYSPAVIQLKELIDEGEIGDIFYLRSSRLNLGLFQEDINVAWDLAPHDLSIFNYLMESEPSKVTAVGSSFIRPGIEDVAFMTLQYPNDRIAHIQVSWLDPNKVRSLTVVGSKKMMVYDDTNPLEKIRIYDKGVDVHPHYDTFGEFQLAYRFGDISVPKLAGGEPLKAETGHFLDCILDGTSCISGFSQGHRVVAILETACRSMKENGKEMNIEYEAVEGSGV, encoded by the coding sequence ATGCTGCGTATTGGTGTCATCGGTTGCGGTTACTGGGGACCCAACCTCGTTCGCAACTTTGTAAACCAGGATCGTTCCGAGGTGAAGTGGGTCGCTGATCTCTCACGGGAGAGGTTGGAGCATATGGAGGGTCTTTACCCTTCGATTCAGACTACAGAGAATTATCAGGATCTTCTGAAGGATCCCGAAGTGGATGCGATCGTGGTCGCCACTCCGGTTTCAACGCACTTTACCTTTGCCATGGAGGCTCTGGACGCGGGGAAGCATGTCTTCGTCGAGAAGCCTCTGGCCTCCAGCGCCGTGGAGAGCGCAGCGATGGAGAGGAAGGCCACGGAGAAGGGTCTTGTTGGAATGGTGGGCCACACCTTTCTCTATTCTCCTGCCGTAATTCAGCTCAAGGAGCTGATTGACGAAGGCGAAATCGGGGACATCTTCTATCTGCGTTCCAGCCGTCTGAATCTGGGACTCTTTCAGGAAGACATCAATGTCGCCTGGGATCTCGCACCTCACGACCTGTCGATCTTCAACTACCTGATGGAATCGGAACCCTCAAAGGTGACTGCCGTGGGCAGCAGCTTCATTCGGCCGGGAATTGAGGATGTTGCCTTTATGACTCTTCAGTACCCGAACGACAGGATCGCCCACATTCAGGTCAGTTGGCTGGACCCGAACAAGGTTCGCTCCCTGACCGTGGTTGGTTCCAAGAAGATGATGGTCTATGATGACACAAACCCTCTCGAAAAGATCCGTATCTATGACAAGGGTGTCGATGTCCATCCTCATTACGACACCTTCGGTGAATTCCAGCTTGCCTACCGCTTCGGCGACATCAGTGTCCCGAAGCTGGCCGGGGGAGAACCCCTGAAGGCGGAAACCGGGCACTTCCTGGATTGTATCCTGGATGGGACCTCCTGCATCTCCGGTTTTTCCCAGGGTCACCGGGTCGTGGCAATCCTGGAAACGGCCTGCCGTTCCATGAAGGAAAACGGCAAGGAAATGAACATTGAATACGAGGCTGTGGAGGGTAGTGGTGTCTAG